The Rickettsia helvetica genome has a segment encoding these proteins:
- the rho gene encoding transcription termination factor Rho: MNTTNKESTEELNNTESNNNHNNFAENGNIINLKQLKRKLPEELQAQAEELKIENINSLLKQELVFAILKKSVEQGGLIVGEGVLEVLPDGFGFLRSPEVNYLAGPDDIYISPSQIRRFGLRTGDTVEGQIRAPKAGERYFALLKVNRVNFEDSSKAYHRVHFDNLTPLYPDEKLGLELENNSKDSKDFSTRVIELVAPMGKGQRALIVAPPRTGKTVLLQNIAHAITTNNPEVFLIVLLIDERPEEVTDMQRSVRGEVVSSTFDEPASRHVQLAEMVIEKAKRLVEHKKDVVILVDAITRLARAYNTVVPSSGKVLTGGVDANALQRPKRFFGAARNIENGGSLTIIGTALIETGSRMDEVIFEEFKGTGNSEIVLDRKIADKRIYPAIDITRSGTRKEDLLVDKIILNKMWVLRRIIDPMGSSEAIEFLLKKLENTKTNGEFFEMMKSPERPKNGL, encoded by the coding sequence ATGAACACAACTAATAAAGAATCCACAGAAGAACTTAACAATACCGAATCCAATAACAATCATAATAATTTTGCAGAGAACGGTAATATTATTAATTTAAAACAATTAAAACGTAAATTACCGGAGGAACTACAAGCTCAAGCAGAAGAATTAAAAATTGAAAATATTAATTCATTACTTAAACAAGAATTAGTTTTTGCAATTTTGAAAAAATCCGTAGAGCAGGGAGGTTTAATAGTGGGAGAGGGAGTACTTGAAGTATTACCTGACGGATTTGGTTTTTTACGTTCGCCGGAAGTAAACTATTTAGCAGGTCCTGATGATATTTACATTTCTCCAAGTCAGATTCGTCGTTTTGGTCTGCGTACCGGTGATACGGTAGAAGGTCAGATCAGAGCTCCAAAAGCCGGAGAACGTTATTTTGCTTTACTGAAAGTCAATAGAGTAAATTTTGAAGACTCTTCTAAAGCTTATCATCGTGTTCATTTTGATAATTTAACTCCCTTATATCCTGATGAAAAATTAGGATTAGAACTTGAAAATAATAGTAAAGATAGTAAGGATTTTAGTACACGGGTTATTGAACTTGTTGCCCCTATGGGTAAAGGGCAACGTGCATTAATAGTAGCACCGCCTCGTACGGGTAAAACCGTATTATTACAAAACATAGCACATGCAATTACAACCAATAATCCGGAAGTATTTTTAATAGTACTGTTAATAGATGAAAGACCCGAAGAAGTAACCGATATGCAACGCTCGGTACGCGGTGAGGTTGTTAGCTCTACTTTCGATGAACCGGCAAGTAGGCACGTGCAGCTTGCAGAAATGGTTATTGAAAAAGCAAAGCGTTTAGTAGAACATAAAAAAGACGTGGTAATTTTAGTAGATGCGATAACACGTTTAGCTCGTGCTTATAATACCGTAGTGCCGTCATCAGGGAAAGTATTAACGGGCGGTGTTGATGCTAATGCACTACAAAGACCGAAAAGATTTTTCGGAGCAGCAAGAAATATCGAAAACGGCGGCTCGCTTACTATAATCGGTACAGCTTTAATTGAAACCGGTTCTCGTATGGATGAAGTAATTTTTGAAGAGTTTAAAGGTACAGGTAATTCCGAGATAGTTCTAGATCGTAAGATTGCCGATAAGCGTATTTATCCGGCAATTGATATAACTAGATCAGGAACTAGAAAAGAAGATTTACTAGTAGATAAAATAATATTAAATAAAATGTGGGTTCTTCGTCGTATCATCGATCCGATGGGTAGCAGTGAAGCAATAGAATTTTTACTCAAAAAACTTGAAAATACTAAAACTAACGGTGAGTTTTTTGAGATGATGAAGAGTCCTGAACGTCCTAAGAACGGTCTATAG
- a CDS encoding polyprenyl synthetase family protein, with amino-acid sequence MNIIVKIQQDLKDEVTKLNDLIISCLKSDEELIETVGKYLLEAGGKRIRPLLTIITAKMFDYKGDNHIKLASAVEFIHTATLLHDDVVDDSTLRRFKPTANVIWGSKTSILVGDFLFSQSFKLMVASGSIKTMNVLAKASAIISEGEVVQLVKLNERRIITIDEYQQIVKSKTAELFGASCEVGAIIAEQVDHVSKDMQDFGRLLGTIFQVIDDLLDYLGNDKQVGKNIGDDFLEGKVTLPLIFLYNKLEQDKQLWLENIIKCDKRTNEEFMQIHDLMVKHEIYNETINYLSNLENETNKLLNKIPVQNIYKDYLFLIIRFILDRSY; translated from the coding sequence ATGAATATTATAGTAAAAATACAGCAAGATTTAAAAGATGAAGTAACTAAGTTAAACGATTTAATCATTAGTTGTTTAAAAAGTGATGAAGAATTAATAGAAACAGTAGGTAAATATTTACTAGAAGCAGGAGGTAAAAGAATTCGTCCGCTTTTAACTATAATAACCGCTAAAATGTTTGATTATAAAGGCGATAATCATATAAAGCTCGCAAGTGCCGTTGAATTCATTCACACCGCCACATTGCTTCATGATGATGTGGTAGACGACAGCACTTTAAGAAGATTCAAACCTACGGCTAACGTTATTTGGGGAAGTAAAACAAGTATTTTAGTCGGTGATTTCCTCTTTAGTCAGTCTTTTAAGTTAATGGTAGCTTCCGGCTCTATTAAAACTATGAATGTTCTAGCTAAAGCTTCGGCGATTATTTCCGAAGGAGAGGTAGTACAGCTAGTTAAGCTAAATGAGCGACGTATTATAACTATAGACGAATATCAGCAAATAGTTAAATCTAAAACCGCCGAACTATTTGGAGCTTCTTGTGAAGTTGGAGCTATTATAGCAGAGCAGGTAGACCATGTTTCTAAAGATATGCAGGACTTTGGAAGATTACTCGGTACGATATTTCAGGTTATAGATGATTTACTTGATTATCTAGGTAATGACAAACAGGTAGGTAAAAATATCGGTGACGATTTCTTGGAAGGAAAAGTTACGTTACCGCTGATTTTTTTATATAATAAGCTAGAGCAAGATAAACAGCTTTGGCTTGAAAATATCATTAAATGTGATAAGCGTACTAATGAAGAGTTTATGCAAATACATGACTTAATGGTAAAGCATGAAATTTACAATGAAACAATTAATTATTTGAGTAACTTAGAAAATGAAACAAATAAGTTATTAAATAAAATTCCGGTTCAGAATATTTATAAAGATTATTTGTTTTTGATTATTAGATTTATTTTAGACCGTTCTTATTAA
- a CDS encoding helix-turn-helix domain-containing protein, which produces MTNNLSTKRKKYIGSNFDDFLNEIGILEEVMAIAHKRILAEQIKQIMEQKYITKSEMAEKMETSRSAVNRLLNPNNPNVTLDTLDRATIALGMRLNISLI; this is translated from the coding sequence ATGACAAATAACCTGTCAACTAAAAGAAAAAAGTATATTGGTTCTAATTTTGATGATTTTCTTAATGAAATAGGAATATTAGAAGAGGTAATGGCAATAGCTCATAAGCGTATTCTTGCTGAACAAATAAAGCAGATTATGGAACAAAAATACATAACAAAATCAGAAATGGCCGAAAAAATGGAAACAAGTAGGTCAGCCGTAAATAGACTTCTAAATCCTAACAACCCTAATGTCACCCTTGATACTCTTGATCGTGCCACTATTGCTCTAGGAATGAGATTAAATATTTCTTTAATTTGA
- the tlc3 gene encoding nucleotide exchange transporter Tlc3: MLPPKIFFEKVKEIIWPIERKELKLFIPMALMMLCILFNFGALRSIKDSLVVPSMGAEIISFLKLWLVLPSCVIFTVLYVKLSNKLNFEYIFYIIVGSFLLFFLLFAYIIYPNQDIYHPNDEMINNLIASYPNFKWFIKIGSKWSYALMYIFSELWSAVVINLMFWQFANHIFDTSKAKRFYPVLGMVGNIGLIIAGSVLVFFSSGQDVIDSKLLPDSFNSSAGNAIMLQPIMSIIVTAGIIAMLLFRIINRFILTDSINVLDTKKVTAKTKTKLSVIESIKLVIHSKYIGRIALLIICYGLLINIVEGPWKAKIKELYPNTIDYVNFMGRFNIWMGISCVTFMVIGSNILRRLGWLISALLTPIMLSITGLMFFIFIIFIEEIGSCFGDFNLLYAAIIVGAIQNILSKSSKYSLFDSTKEMAYIPLSLELRTKGKAAVEVIGTKFGKSLGAFIQSLIFIIIPTATFDSIIIYLLVIFIVMMSLWIWNVIKLNKEYIELCK; encoded by the coding sequence ATGTTACCGCCTAAAATTTTCTTTGAAAAAGTTAAAGAAATAATTTGGCCTATAGAAAGGAAAGAATTAAAGCTATTTATACCTATGGCTTTAATGATGTTATGTATTCTTTTTAATTTTGGGGCCTTAAGATCTATCAAAGATAGTTTAGTAGTACCCTCTATGGGGGCTGAAATTATTAGCTTCTTAAAATTATGGTTAGTATTACCCTCGTGCGTAATTTTTACCGTACTTTATGTTAAGCTTAGTAATAAATTAAATTTTGAATATATTTTCTACATCATAGTCGGCAGCTTTTTACTATTTTTCTTATTATTTGCCTATATTATTTATCCAAATCAAGATATTTATCATCCTAATGATGAAATGATAAATAATTTAATTGCTTCATACCCTAATTTTAAATGGTTCATTAAAATAGGTAGTAAATGGAGTTATGCACTGATGTATATTTTCTCGGAATTATGGAGTGCAGTAGTCATAAACTTAATGTTTTGGCAGTTTGCCAATCACATTTTTGATACTTCTAAAGCTAAAAGATTCTATCCCGTTCTTGGAATGGTCGGTAATATCGGTCTTATAATAGCAGGCAGCGTACTTGTCTTTTTCTCAAGCGGGCAGGACGTCATTGATTCAAAATTATTACCGGATTCTTTTAATTCATCCGCCGGCAATGCTATAATGCTTCAGCCGATCATGTCAATTATTGTTACTGCAGGAATAATTGCTATGCTTCTATTTAGAATAATAAATAGATTTATTTTAACGGATTCCATAAATGTTTTAGATACAAAAAAAGTTACGGCTAAAACGAAAACAAAACTTTCGGTAATTGAAAGTATTAAATTAGTAATTCACTCAAAATATATAGGTCGTATTGCTTTATTAATAATTTGTTATGGATTATTAATAAATATAGTCGAAGGACCTTGGAAAGCAAAAATAAAAGAATTATACCCGAACACTATAGACTATGTTAACTTTATGGGCAGGTTTAATATTTGGATGGGAATATCATGCGTTACTTTCATGGTAATAGGCAGTAATATTCTTAGAAGACTCGGTTGGCTCATTTCTGCATTATTAACTCCTATTATGTTGTCTATTACCGGCTTGATGTTTTTTATTTTTATAATTTTTATTGAAGAAATAGGATCATGTTTCGGTGATTTTAATCTTCTATATGCAGCGATTATTGTTGGAGCAATTCAGAACATACTTAGTAAATCATCCAAATATTCATTATTCGATTCAACAAAAGAAATGGCGTATATTCCTTTATCTTTAGAGCTTAGAACTAAGGGAAAAGCTGCCGTAGAGGTAATAGGTACTAAATTCGGTAAATCGCTTGGAGCATTTATCCAGTCTTTGATATTTATTATTATTCCGACTGCTACCTTTGATTCTATTATAATATATTTATTAGTAATTTTTATAGTTATGATGAGTTTATGGATTTGGAATGTTATAAAATTGAATAAGGAATATATAGAGCTATGTAAGTGA
- a CDS encoding AmpG family muropeptide MFS transporter: MLNNSRLCIIWLFGLISGFNLMITGNTVNYWLAKEDIALQTIGMLSFITLPYSINFLLAPIFDAVQVKYLNKIFGHRLSWICLTSSALIFLIYIFSFLDPSTNLLLFAFTALIISFFSAVQDTILSALRTEIVPKESLGFTSGIYIFGYRVGMLLAGSGAIYLSIYLTFNEIYKIFAGLVLIYLILLIVGIKYCYLNENIHIKIIKNDIKNNQNKKNIIHFIYNALKPIGSVYFIILILIFLVLYRLPDNLINVMINPFLLHLEYDAFEIASVGKFWGIVGAIIGGLVGGIIMKHKNILNSIFLFGIIHALGHILFIFLEINGKNSLLLFITIGIESITGGMTMIAYIAFISSLCQGKFRATQYSFLSSMMGISRSIFPIISGYMVVNFGWQNFFLFTTIITISSLLILLKIKTKLQ, from the coding sequence ATGTTAAATAACTCTCGTTTATGTATTATTTGGTTGTTTGGGCTTATTAGCGGTTTTAATCTAATGATTACCGGTAATACTGTAAATTATTGGCTTGCTAAAGAAGATATAGCACTACAAACAATCGGTATGTTATCATTCATAACGCTTCCCTACTCTATTAATTTCTTGTTAGCACCGATTTTTGATGCAGTGCAAGTTAAATATTTAAACAAAATATTCGGTCATAGATTATCTTGGATTTGCTTAACTAGTAGTGCATTGATATTTCTTATATATATTTTCAGCTTTCTAGATCCTAGTACTAATCTATTATTATTTGCTTTTACGGCTTTAATTATTTCTTTTTTTAGTGCCGTACAAGATACTATATTAAGTGCTTTAAGAACGGAAATAGTACCTAAAGAATCGCTTGGGTTTACTTCAGGAATATATATATTCGGCTATCGGGTCGGTATGCTTTTAGCAGGTTCCGGAGCTATTTATTTATCTATTTATTTAACATTTAATGAAATATATAAAATCTTTGCCGGTTTAGTATTGATTTATTTAATTTTATTGATTGTAGGAATTAAGTATTGTTATTTAAACGAGAACATACATATAAAGATAATCAAGAATGATATAAAAAATAATCAAAATAAAAAAAACATAATACATTTTATATATAATGCGTTAAAACCTATAGGTTCTGTTTATTTCATTATTCTTATATTAATTTTCCTAGTATTATATAGATTACCGGATAACTTAATCAATGTTATGATTAATCCGTTTTTGCTTCATCTTGAGTATGATGCTTTTGAAATAGCAAGCGTTGGAAAGTTTTGGGGCATTGTAGGAGCTATAATCGGTGGACTCGTCGGCGGTATTATTATGAAACATAAAAATATATTAAATAGTATATTTTTATTTGGTATTATTCACGCTTTAGGACATATTTTATTTATTTTTCTTGAAATAAACGGTAAAAATTCTTTATTATTATTTATTACAATAGGAATAGAAAGTATTACCGGCGGTATGACGATGATTGCTTATATCGCTTTTATTTCTTCACTCTGTCAAGGTAAATTTCGAGCTACTCAATATTCGTTCCTTTCATCAATGATGGGGATTTCGCGTTCAATTTTTCCTATAATTTCAGGCTATATGGTAGTAAATTTCGGTTGGCAAAATTTCTTTTTATTTACTACTATTATAACTATCTCCTCTTTACTAATATTATTAAAAATAAAAACTAAACTACAATGA
- a CDS encoding uroporphyrinogen-III synthase codes for MKSVLLTRNIEENNETIKEISKYNLDLLYIHCPLIKYETLDFNIDILNDYSNIIITSKYAANILAGHNLKQDIWVVGSKSKRLLGKKVIYTAKNVEDLIKHFPPDLYEQTIYLSSNEITKDLPSKIARHIIYNVEYLNELPVSIIKEFKNNIDFILLYSQNSAKTFIKLLLQNNLLEYTADTSKVESQISGEPAEHRKLREQRRILKFDLPNLEVSKVYLQDSLVIAISLKVANIVRPFIKNVVYCDDQNPNDIIKLLSENAKI; via the coding sequence ATGAAATCGGTTTTATTAACTAGAAATATTGAAGAAAATAATGAAACTATAAAGGAAATAAGTAAATATAATTTAGATTTACTTTATATTCACTGTCCTTTAATTAAATATGAAACCCTAGATTTTAATATTGATATTTTAAACGATTATTCAAATATAATAATTACTAGTAAATATGCGGCAAATATCTTAGCCGGTCATAATTTAAAACAAGATATTTGGGTAGTAGGTAGTAAGTCAAAACGATTATTGGGCAAGAAAGTAATTTATACCGCTAAAAACGTGGAAGATTTGATTAAGCATTTTCCTCCTGATTTATATGAGCAGACTATATATTTATCTTCAAATGAAATTACTAAAGATTTACCTAGTAAAATAGCTAGACATATCATTTATAATGTAGAATATTTGAATGAGCTGCCCGTATCTATTATAAAAGAATTTAAAAACAATATTGACTTTATACTTCTTTATTCTCAGAATAGTGCTAAGACTTTTATAAAATTATTACTTCAAAATAATTTACTAGAGTATACTGCAGATACTTCAAAAGTTGAAAGTCAAATAAGTGGTGAGCCTGCGGAGCATAGAAAACTACGTGAGCAAAGGCGAATCCTGAAATTTGACTTACCAAATCTTGAAGTATCAAAGGTATATTTACAAGATAGTTTAGTTATAGCCATAAGTTTGAAAGTCGCAAATATAGTTAGACCTTTTATAAAAAATGTGGTTTATTGTGATGATCAAAACCCTAACGATATAATCAAGTTATTATCCGAAAATGCAAAAATTTGA
- a CDS encoding tetratricopeptide repeat protein gives MFRLLLICATFLLFYFGFTLIESFDSKVFISLYDYNIETMLFFSLILGLLLLISCFIVIRFLILIIDLPSKIHNIFNKRKINHDRYALILAFAEYIMNNKAKSASIARKNLSSEDLKDSQEFHNLILAVTEEDVDRKISYFQKLITSKEFVFYGSKNLAKLYYDKSLYEKAENYATKAYNFNELDSDNLITLMRCYGKLSLWTKFIFIMNKLAKFHKHGSILLQTQEIAEYYLLLAAKQEVESNNTANAIDYLETAVGLNFYNDELLEFYFNLNDKLNVNKKIKILKDAFRIIPSLKLVQLFKKFTSLSNRQIYEELTQELDAKKDEILILAIEAYLEL, from the coding sequence ATGTTTAGGTTATTATTAATATGTGCTACTTTTTTACTATTTTATTTCGGATTTACTTTAATAGAGAGCTTTGATTCAAAAGTTTTTATTAGTTTATACGATTATAATATTGAAACTATGTTGTTCTTTAGTCTTATTTTAGGGCTTTTATTACTAATTTCTTGTTTTATTGTCATTAGATTTCTAATATTAATTATCGATTTACCGTCTAAAATACATAATATTTTTAATAAACGAAAAATTAATCATGATAGATATGCTTTAATTTTAGCTTTTGCCGAATATATTATGAATAATAAAGCTAAATCTGCTTCTATTGCCCGCAAAAATTTATCTTCTGAAGATCTAAAAGATTCACAAGAATTCCATAATTTAATCTTAGCCGTAACTGAAGAGGATGTAGATAGAAAAATTTCCTATTTTCAAAAACTTATTACATCTAAAGAATTTGTTTTTTACGGTAGCAAAAACCTAGCAAAACTTTATTATGATAAATCTTTATATGAGAAAGCAGAAAATTATGCAACAAAGGCTTATAATTTCAATGAACTTGATAGTGACAATTTAATTACTTTAATGCGTTGTTATGGAAAGCTTTCTCTATGGACGAAATTTATTTTTATAATGAATAAGCTCGCAAAATTTCATAAACATGGTTCTATACTACTGCAAACTCAAGAAATTGCTGAGTATTATTTATTATTAGCAGCGAAGCAAGAAGTAGAAAGTAATAATACGGCTAATGCTATAGATTATTTGGAAACGGCTGTAGGTTTAAATTTTTATAACGACGAATTACTAGAATTTTACTTTAATTTAAATGATAAGCTTAATGTTAATAAAAAGATCAAAATATTAAAAGATGCTTTTCGTATTATCCCCTCTTTAAAATTAGTGCAGTTATTTAAAAAATTCACTTCTCTATCAAATAGGCAAATTTACGAAGAATTAACTCAAGAGTTAGATGCTAAAAAAGATGAAATATTAATTTTGGCAATAGAAGCTTATTTAGAATTGTAG
- a CDS encoding alpha/beta hydrolase has product MPQIYFNGPEGRIEGRYAKATSPNAPIALVLHPHPLYEGNMNNKVVYNAYKILADNGYTVLRINFRGVGGSQGKFDNGVGEVVDAGAAFDWLQQNNLNAQSNLILGFSFGAWIAMQLVMRRPAINHFIAISPPVNTIHKYDFSFLSPCPIPGFILQGDNDSIVSADDVKDLANRLSKQQSHIKVDYKIINGADHFFRYKTEEFSKAINDYLITIQSNYHHHNNNVNEEISKSQKKLFLY; this is encoded by the coding sequence ATGCCACAAATTTATTTTAACGGTCCGGAAGGACGAATCGAAGGAAGATATGCAAAAGCTACCTCGCCTAATGCCCCTATTGCATTAGTTCTTCATCCTCATCCTTTATACGAGGGTAATATGAATAATAAAGTAGTTTATAATGCCTATAAGATTTTAGCAGATAACGGTTATACCGTCTTACGTATTAATTTTAGAGGAGTAGGGGGATCGCAAGGTAAATTTGATAACGGAGTCGGTGAAGTTGTTGATGCGGGGGCAGCTTTTGACTGGTTACAGCAGAATAACCTAAATGCTCAGTCTAATCTGATATTAGGATTTTCGTTCGGAGCATGGATAGCTATGCAGCTTGTAATGCGACGTCCGGCAATAAATCATTTTATTGCTATTTCGCCACCGGTTAATACAATTCATAAATATGACTTCTCATTCCTTTCGCCTTGTCCTATCCCAGGGTTTATATTACAGGGAGATAATGATAGTATAGTATCGGCAGATGATGTAAAAGATCTAGCAAATAGATTATCTAAGCAACAATCCCATATTAAAGTTGATTATAAAATTATCAATGGGGCTGACCATTTCTTTCGTTATAAAACTGAAGAATTTTCTAAAGCAATAAATGATTATTTAATAACAATCCAATCTAATTATCATCACCATAATAATAATGTAAATGAAGAAATTAGTAAGAGCCAAAAGAAACTATTTTTATATTAG
- a CDS encoding type II toxin-antitoxin system RelB/DinJ family antitoxin, translating to MNTVDIRLRVSADIKIEAEEIFKQMGMTMSEAMRIFLNQCINSGGLPFKPHIKIPNKETLESFKQAENGEFESYNLKQFEKFLDDIAK from the coding sequence ATGAATACGGTAGATATTAGATTACGTGTTTCAGCAGATATAAAAATTGAAGCAGAAGAAATATTTAAGCAAATGGGGATGACTATGTCGGAAGCCATGAGGATATTCCTAAATCAATGTATAAATAGCGGCGGTTTGCCTTTCAAACCACACATTAAGATTCCTAATAAAGAAACATTAGAATCATTTAAGCAGGCAGAAAACGGTGAGTTTGAAAGCTATAACTTAAAACAATTTGAAAAATTTTTAGACGACATCGCTAAATGA
- a CDS encoding type II toxin-antitoxin system mRNA interferase toxin, RelE/StbE family: protein MLINNIALPQKYRPHKLIGDHYPKWECHIEPDWLLI from the coding sequence ATGCTTATAAACAATATTGCTTTACCACAAAAATATAGACCTCATAAACTCATAGGTGATCATTACCCAAAATGGGAATGTCATATTGAACCTGATTGGCTATTAATATAA
- a CDS encoding host attachment protein, whose amino-acid sequence MVSTAPLKLIAVIDSKQMMLYDAQGVKITTNKPLKLSLDLEEHHHHREKRQSLYQNKSTPGSLFEPHTSLKDIEHKEAARSIIKHLEKIAGNDQAKYKELIIVAEPQMLGCVRQELKNGLKKMITKEIAKDLVQHSVDAVERAVFS is encoded by the coding sequence ATGGTAAGTACGGCACCGTTAAAATTAATTGCGGTTATCGATAGTAAGCAAATGATGCTTTACGACGCTCAAGGAGTTAAAATTACTACTAATAAACCTTTAAAATTATCTTTGGATTTAGAGGAACATCACCATCATAGAGAAAAAAGACAAAGCCTTTACCAAAATAAATCTACCCCAGGATCACTTTTTGAGCCGCATACTTCGCTAAAAGATATAGAACATAAAGAAGCAGCCAGAAGTATTATTAAGCATTTAGAAAAAATAGCAGGAAATGATCAAGCTAAATATAAAGAATTGATTATTGTAGCAGAACCGCAAATGCTTGGATGTGTTAGACAAGAACTTAAAAACGGTCTAAAAAAGATGATTACTAAAGAAATTGCTAAGGATTTAGTACAACATAGCGTAGATGCAGTGGAGCGAGCAGTATTTTCTTAG
- a CDS encoding lysophospholipid acyltransferase family protein → MLWRLRILSFYGLLSLFTFIFFLICYIPLTFFNVNYQIRYRIAIIFSYAFVWLAKICCGLKYKVEGLEKLPKTTSIVVSNHQSFWDQMFMQLIIPKHSWVLKRELFNIPLLGWGLQMVKPIAVDRGTNSSVAQILREGQEKIKEGLWLIIFPESTKVPPERTVKFKPSAVKLASITKVPIVMMAHNAGLFWPRGFWFKQPGTIKVKIIGVIEKEEVEQTDVRILNDKVEQIINSEKQKLLN, encoded by the coding sequence ATGCTTTGGCGTTTAAGAATTTTATCATTTTACGGATTATTATCGTTATTTACATTTATTTTTTTTCTTATATGTTACATACCCTTAACATTTTTCAATGTCAACTATCAAATAAGATATAGAATTGCCATTATCTTTTCTTATGCTTTTGTGTGGCTTGCAAAAATTTGTTGCGGTCTTAAATATAAAGTAGAGGGGCTTGAGAAATTACCGAAGACTACTTCAATAGTCGTGTCTAATCACCAATCCTTTTGGGATCAAATGTTTATGCAACTGATTATTCCTAAACATTCTTGGGTATTAAAGCGTGAATTATTTAATATACCCTTGCTTGGTTGGGGACTTCAGATGGTTAAACCTATTGCGGTTGACCGTGGTACTAATAGCTCAGTTGCTCAAATTTTAAGAGAAGGTCAGGAAAAAATAAAAGAAGGATTATGGTTAATAATATTTCCGGAATCAACCAAAGTCCCACCTGAGAGAACGGTAAAATTTAAGCCAAGTGCTGTAAAGCTTGCTTCAATTACTAAAGTTCCGATTGTAATGATGGCTCATAATGCCGGTTTATTTTGGCCTAGAGGTTTTTGGTTTAAGCAGCCTGGAACTATAAAGGTAAAGATTATAGGTGTAATAGAAAAAGAAGAGGTAGAGCAAACAGACGTACGTATACTTAATGACAAGGTTGAGCAAATTATTAACAGTGAAAAGCAAAAATTATTAAATTAA
- the trpS gene encoding tryptophan--tRNA ligase encodes MKKTVLSGVQATGSLHLGNYLGSITNWVRMQEEYNCFFFLADLHAITVDIKPSELNNSIMEVLAIYLAAGLESDKVTIFAQSMVKEHTELAWLLNCVTPLGWLKRMTQFKDKAGSDQEKTCLGLFSYPVLMAADILIYKADIVPVGEDQKQHLELTRDIAGVINRKFDKEILKVPDILISETGARIMSLRDGLKKMSKSDISDFSRINLKDDNDLIHQKIKKAKTDHLSFVSYDKETRPEMSNLLDIYRSLSEESLEKIIDNYQNQGFAKFKEDLAEIIITNLQPIRDKYLELMNDQEYLLKILHKGAEKAKIRASETVNEVKEQFGFVI; translated from the coding sequence ATGAAAAAAACTGTTCTTTCCGGTGTGCAAGCAACCGGTTCTTTACATCTCGGTAACTACTTAGGTTCAATTACAAACTGGGTTAGAATGCAGGAAGAATATAATTGTTTTTTCTTCTTAGCAGATTTGCATGCTATCACGGTTGATATTAAACCGTCAGAACTTAATAATTCAATTATGGAGGTTCTTGCTATTTATTTAGCAGCAGGACTAGAGTCTGATAAAGTAACAATCTTTGCACAAAGTATGGTGAAAGAGCATACTGAACTTGCTTGGCTACTAAATTGCGTTACACCGCTTGGATGGTTAAAGCGGATGACGCAATTTAAAGATAAAGCAGGTAGCGATCAAGAAAAGACTTGTCTTGGGTTATTTTCCTACCCGGTACTTATGGCAGCCGATATACTTATATATAAAGCGGATATAGTACCTGTCGGTGAAGATCAAAAACAGCATCTAGAGCTAACAAGAGATATTGCAGGGGTGATAAATAGGAAATTTGATAAAGAAATTCTAAAAGTTCCGGATATTTTAATTAGTGAAACAGGAGCAAGAATCATGAGCTTACGAGACGGATTAAAGAAAATGAGTAAATCCGATATTTCAGATTTTTCCCGTATCAATTTAAAAGATGATAACGATCTTATTCATCAAAAAATAAAAAAAGCCAAAACTGATCATTTAAGTTTCGTTAGCTATGATAAAGAAACAAGACCGGAAATGAGTAATTTATTAGATATTTATAGAAGCTTGTCTGAAGAAAGCTTAGAAAAAATAATCGATAATTATCAAAACCAAGGCTTTGCAAAATTTAAAGAAGATTTGGCAGAAATTATTATTACAAATCTACAACCGATACGTGATAAATATTTAGAATTAATGAATGATCAAGAATATTTATTAAAAATACTGCATAAAGGAGCAGAAAAAGCAAAAATTAGAGCCTCTGAAACGGTAAATGAAGTGAAAGAACAATTCGGATTTGTAATTTAA